Genomic DNA from Hordeum vulgare subsp. vulgare chromosome 2H, MorexV3_pseudomolecules_assembly, whole genome shotgun sequence:
CGGCGATCTTGCGAGCGGTACCTGCGGACATGCACGGAATCCTTGCCGTCAAGTCTTCTGCAAAGGAGGCGTGGGAGGCGGTGAAGGTGCTGAGGATGGGCGTCGAGAGGGCGCGACAGGCGACGGCACAGCGCCTCCGCAGCAAATTCGAGTCCATCTCCTTCAAGGACGGGGAATCCGTGGATGCTTTCGGCATGCGGATCACGTCCCTCGTCAACAACATGCACACCGTCGGAGACAACATCGAAGATGCAAAggtagtcaccaagttccttcgtGTTGTTCCACGGCGCTACTTGCAGGTGGCAATAGCTATCGCGACGCTACTCGATGTGAGCACCCTCACGATCGAGGAGCTGACGGGCGACTGCGCTCTGTGGAGGAGCGCTACGGCCTCGACGACGCTGGAGGCTCCAACTCCGGCACCCTCCTGATGACAGAGGCGGAGTGGGACGCGCGACGGAAGAACCGGGAACGCGGCAACGGCGACAACCGCGGCAACGCCGACAACGGGGGTGGCGGCAACGGTGCCCCGGATCCAACTCCAGGGGGCACGGCGGCCGAGGACGCGGCCGTGGTGGCGGCTCACGCAGCGGACCTCGACCCACGGACCAGTGCAGATACTGCAAGAAGCTGGGCCACTGGGCCCGGGACTGCAACACCAGGAAGCGCGAGCAGGCGCATCTGGTGCAGCCCGCCGGCAACGACGACGCCGACCCTGCACTCCTACTGACCTCGGTATGTGCCCTAACGGAGGCCATGGAGGGACCACCACCACCTAGCCCAGCTCCGGAGATCGTCATGCTCAACGAAGAACGCGCCGGCGTGCTGCCCGGGCGTGACGGCGAGCGTCACGGCACAGCGTGGTTCCTCGACACCGGTGCGAGCAACCACATGACTGGAGATAGCTCCCTCTTCGGCGAGCTGGACACCGGCGTCGGAGGGAGCGTGCGATTCAGCGACGGGTCGGTGGTGGACATCTGTGGCCGAGGCGCGGTGTTGTTCACGTGCCAAGATGGGCGTCAGCGCGCGCTCACCAGGGTGTACTTCATACTACGCCTGCGCTCGAACATAGTGAGCCTCGGGCAGCTGGATGAGATCGGCTGTCGGGTCACCATCGAGCGCGGGGAGCTGCGCGTGCTGGACACTCATCGCCAACTCCTCGCCAAGGTCCAGCGCAACGGCAATCGCCTCTACGTATTGCGCGTCAAGCCAGGGCAGCCACAGTGCATGGCCATACGCTACGACGACGTCTCCGGGCGCTGGCATGCGCGCATGGGACACCTGAACTTCCAGGCGCTACAGAAGCTAGCGCGAGAGGAGATGGTGCGCGGGCTCCCGAAGATCGACCACGTCGACGAGCTGTGTGATGCCTGCCTCGCCGGCAAGCAGCAGCGGGCACCGTTTCCCCAGCAGGCGAAGTGGCGCGCCGACAACTTGCTCGACCTCGTGCACGGTGATCTGTGCGGGGCGATCACGCCACCCACGCCCGGTGGGAAGAGGTACTTCCTGCTCCTGGTTGATGATCGGAGCAGGTACATGTGGCTAGTCCTGCTGGCCTCCAAGGATCAGGCGCAAGCAGCGATCAGGCGATTCAAGGCGGCAGTCGAAGTAGAGGCGGGGCGGCCCCTGCGTGCGCTCCGTATGGATTGTGGTGGCGAGTTCACAGCCGCAGTGTTCATGGAATACTGCGCGGAAGTGGGCGTCAAGCGACAGCTCACGACGCCGTACACACCCCAGCAGAATGGGGTGGTGGAAAGGCGGAACCAGACGGTGGTCTCCATGGCGCGCAACATGCTCAAAGCGAAGGGGATGCCGACCAAGTTCTGGGGGGAGGCAGTCACCACTGCAGTCTACCTCCTGAACCGATCCCCTACACGCAGCGTCGAGGGGAAGACGCCGTATGAGGTATGGCACGGTGAAAAGCCTAGTATTCAACATGTTCGCTTATTTGGATGTGTTGCCGCATGTCAAGAATGCCAGGCCCATGCTCAAAAAGCTCGATGATCGAAGCACGCCCATGGTCTTCATCGGCTATGAGGAAGGAACCAAGGGCTACCGTGTCTTCAACCCGGGGACTGGGCGAGTCCATGTCTCTCGTGATGTGGTCTTCGATGAGGGCGCCTGCTGGGAATGGGACGGCTCCTCACCAACACCAGAACCGTTCACGGTGAGCTACACCGTCTCCATCACCAGGCCAGAATGCCCAGAACCCGGCGGAGCAGCGAGGTCACCGGCGACTCGTGCACCTGCGGGGGAGCCCGTCATGCCGAGCCCGGCAGGCGGGGACCCGACCGCGAACGAGGACGTGGCGCCACCAAGCGAGGCGCACTCTGAAGATGAGCCGAAAGGAGGCGTCCAGGGCACAGACCAGGGTGGGCATCCCATGCTCACCCGAAGCAAGGACGGCACACTCCAACCGAGCACCAAGTACGACGAGGACTACGTGCACCTCGTCAACGTCATGGACGACGACGAGACTGCATACCCGATCTGCCTCGTCGCAGGGGAGGAGCCGGCCTCGTTCCCAGAAGCTGCAGCACAGCAGTGCTGGCTGCGGGCGATGCGAGAGGAGCTCGCCGTGATCGACGCCAACGACAAGCTGGTGGAACCACCACCTGGACAGCGTCTGATCGGCCTAAAATGGGTCTTCAAGCTGAAGAAGGACCCGTCCGACGCCATTATCAAGTACAAAGCGCGCCTGGTAGCGAAGGGCTACGTGCAGCGCGCCGGCATAGACTTCGAGGAAGTCTTTGCGGCGGTGGCTCGCTTTGATTCCGTGCGTCTCCTCACCGCGCTCGCCGCCCACCATGGGTGGGAGGTCCATCACATGGACGTCAAATCAGCCTTCCTCAACGGGGACTTGGCGGAGGAGGTCTTCGTCGCGCAGCCGCCGGGGTTCGAGCTCGCTGGACAGGAGCACAAGGTCTTCAAGCTCGCCAAGGCTTTGTACGGTCTACGACAGGCACCACGTGCCTGGAATGCGAAGTTGGACAGCAGCCTGTTGTCGCTCGGATTCCAGCGAAGCGACTCCGAGCATGGCGTCTACCTGCGGGGGAGCGGCGTCTCTCTCTTGGCTGTTGGCGTGTACGTCGACGACCTCATCATCGCCGGCGGCAGCCACGGGAACTGGGCAACTtcaaggaggagatgaagaaacTCTTCCAAATGAGCGACCTCGGGCGGCTCACGTACTATCTTGGCATAGAGGTACGATAGACAGAGCGCGGCATCACGCTGTGCCAGGCAAGCTACGCGTAGAAGCTGCTCGAAACGGCGTCCATGGCAGAGTGCAAAACCAGTGATGTGCCCATGGAAGCGAAGTTGAAGCTCAGCAAGGACGGTACGGCGCCGGCTACCGACGCCTCATACTACCGCAGTCTGATTGGCAGCTTGCGATACCTGGTGCAGACCAGGCCCGACATCGCGTATGCGGTCTCCTACCTCAGCCGTTTCATGGAGAAGCCTACCGTCGAGCATCTGACGGCGGCAAAGCAGTTACTGAGGTACATTGCAGGTACTCTAACCTTCGGGTGTGTGTATCTTAGGGGGAGCAGGGACCCCTCGCTCATCGGCTACAGCAACTCCGACCTTGGCGGCGACCGCAAGAGCACCACCTGCTCGCTCTTCTTCCTCGACAAGAGCCCGATCAGCCGGCAGTCCACCAAGCAAAAGGTGGTCGCGCTGTCATCATGTGAGGCGGAGTATGTCGCTGGCGCATCCACCACCTGCCAGGGGCTCTGGCTGGCTCGGCTGCTAGCAGAAGCGACGGGCGCCGACGTCAAGCCGCCTGCAATTCTGATATATAACAAGTCTGCGATTCAGCTCAGCAAAAACCCGGTGTTCCATGACAGAAGCAAACACATAGAGATTTGATATCACTTCCTCAGAGACAAGGTCGAAGCAGGAAAGGTGAAGGTCGACCATGTCAACTCCGGTGAGCAGCTGGCTGACATCCTCACAAAATCACTTGGGCGTGTGCGCTTCCAGGAGCTGCACGCCAAGATCGGCATCCTCAACACCAACGACGGTTGACAAGTTTAAGGGGGAGACTGTCAGGTTTAAACCCGTCAGCCACCGTCGTCAGTGTTAACAACAATAGGCTGTCCGCGTCGGAATCGGTCGTGGGAGATCGCGTGATCAGCGTTTGTTTTTCGCATGAAATAAAAGGCAGGAAGGCCGAGAGAAAAGCTGCAAGTTCTCGGAGCACAAAACCTCTCTCTCTCGATCGCAACAACACAAGAACCAACAGTGTATAAAGAATGTGCATATGAGTGAACATGTGATAAATTCAATTTTCTGTAATGCAGCCGCATAGCTCATGGGCACAAGGTCTGATTCGTCCTTGCAGTAAATTACACAATGGTACAGGTACACTACATGGGATACACCAACAATGGGTGGTAAATAAAAACTTCTAGCAGGAACACCCCAAACCAGATCTAATTTATTGCTGGCAACAAATCAAATTGTCTACTGATAAGTCTGATCTATATTAAGGGTTTGTAATCACATATATGTAGTCACACTTGAGCAAAACCTGCAAGACATCATAACGAGTATTAAACAAGTGTGCCCTGAGCCCGTGACAGCAATAACCATATAAATACAATTTTGCCGAAGGGAAGAACTGAAAAAAAATATTGCTTCTTCCAGTCAAAAGAAAAGAGTGTGATTAAGGTAGACTTATGTGGGGTTACTCAGCGTAAGGAGGGcattctattttttgttttctcAAAGTAGTACTCGCTCTTAAGTTAAGTTTATCAGTGTAATCAGCAGTACTCGCTCAGAATGAATACCAGCTAATAGCAGATGACCCATTCAGAAGATAGTTTTAGACTTTAGTGAAACTATGCCAAGAGCATGTGTAATTAGAAATATTGTGGAAAGCAAGAGGGCAGTACGTCAAAGTGAGATATTTACGTTAACTTGGGTTCAGAAATCTCGTGTCAATTTAAACCCGTACAGAATCCTAGGACAAAGTTTACACTGATTAGGATTCAAGAACAACGACGGGGAAGAAGCAGCAGAGCACCTTCCAGGGTACAGTATCACCATAAAGCTATGTGCTGTTTATTGCATATTTCAAAGCAAATATTACTGTGAAGGGACTAACTACCATAACTTTCGAAAGATACTCATGATTCTAGCGTTAAATGGGAGCAAGTAATCCATAGTAGCATCATGACTGTTGGATCATGTATTTGGCAAATCCTCATTCAATATGCTGGTACTAATATATTCAAATTAAGTGGGCTAAGAATGTTTTTCAAGTCAACCTGACAGCTAAACAGAGCCGCACCCTGGATGTTATTGCTCAATTTCCGAAAGAAAAAAGATGAATGGCTCTGCCAATTAAGAAAATCACCTAAAAACGACTACGAAGAAGAATGTAAGtataaaataaaaaggagagaAGTTATACCTTGTATGAGATCATTCCATTTATCACCTTTGTGGTCCTTTATACTGTTCTATGCAGCCTGATAAATATAAACATGAtgttatataaaaaaataaaaatatacaaGTGTCATGACATACTCGTGATAGGGGGAACTATTTAGCTTTTAGCGTAGAGACAAACATAATATTTAGCGTTGAAATGCTACAAACGAAAGATAAAACAAGTAAAATTGAAAAATTACCTTGGCAAATGGGGCAAAAATGGCTTTGACATCTTCAAACACCTCAGGAATTGGTTTTGCAGCATCGATCTGATCATACGCAAGTTGGGCAATAGTTTGAGAGTGGACAGATTCCCAAAAAGGGTAGTAAAGTACATAAAAAAACTAGTCCTTGGTAACTAATTACAATCAAAAGAAAGATTGTTATCCCAGCATATAGTTCCTTCGGTGTTCAGACTAACGTGTTCCCCAAATGTTCATttataacacccccccccccctcccattGCGTGTATGTTGAGATGCATTCCTTTGAGGTTCCCTCATTAGTCATTGTGGAACTGCAGCCGTACCTTTTTAACCTTGTCTTTTGCGTCATAGTACTCAATCACAGGCAAACTGGATTCAACAAAAACTTTGAATCTCTTCCTGATAGTCTCAATGTTGTCATCAACTCTACCctgcaaaataaaacaaattgtTGGAAACAGGAAAAGGGTAGTTTTGACAAGGATACATAGGCTAAACATAAGCACATAAGTCAAGAAATGAAACCTCATTGCGTCCCAAAAGACGTCTTTCCATCTCTTCCTCGGAACAATTAAAGAATAGCACAAATGCAGGCGAAATTTTTGTCTGAGAAAATGTAAAGCAATCAGCAATCTTGCAAAGTCATTTATACATACATTATGATGGAAGAAAGGAAGATGCTGCTGAACTATTACGTGAATTAGTAGTGAAAAGTGAAAGAACATCAATTTTCAAGTGTAAGGAGCAGATGAGCTTACAACATTCTCGAACGCAGCACGATTCTCTTCATTCCTTGGAAACCCGTCGATGAGGAACTTATCATTCTCATTCTTTATCATGGCTTGCTGCAAGAGCTTTATAGTCACCTCCGATGGAACAATCTTTCCCTCCTTTATCATGTTCTCAATCATAGTTCTGTAAAATTATaggtgtaaaaataaacataggtgCATGCAAATGTTACATAAATAAATTGACATGAtgaatattttttttgtaaaacaaTAGTTCTAGAGAAACTTATGAAAGAAACTAACATACCCATTCTCAGAGCCAGATTTAATCTCCGCGCGCAAAAGATCTCCAGCACTAAGATGGGTGAATCCAAAGTGTTCCACAATGTTGGCACACTGTGTGCCCTTTCCACTTCCAGGACCACCTGTGTGTAAATTCTTGGTCAGGTACAGAAGAAAGTTTATTTATTTAGATACATGTAACGCGTGATAATGCGTATTAGATGGTCAGGCATATATCAAAGAAAGTTTACCAAGAACAAATACTACTGTGACTTTCTTGTCACCCAACATGTTCTCAGCAACCACCTGCATGAAAAACACAGTTTGGACCATAAGACAAACAAAGAACCATGAATAGCAAAATTTCTGTGAGACAAAGGAGTTTCATTTACTGACATATACAAGAAGCGTTGTTCAAGGTGCCAGAATTATATTGGCAGTATGCTCAGGAATTCAAGTTCTTTGGACACGAGTCCGACAACAATAAAGTTTATCTATTCCAAATTAAACTAAATGAATATCCAAAACATCGTATATTTATGAACGGAAGAAGTAGGTGTAACACCGTGAGATTCGGGGCACCAACCCTTATGTGTGAAATGGTTAATAAATTGAAGAATGTCCACTAATACTGAAAACATAAGGCATTGCATATCCTCAATGAAAAAGTGTGCCTTTGCAGCAACAACTGCTTatctcaatttttttttaaagtgCTTATCTAATATATCCAGGGAATGAGGAATGAAAAGAAATGTCATACACGTACCTCCTTCTCAGTCACAGCTGCGGGAGCATCCACAACCGTGCCCATGGCTGTAAAATATTCAAACATTCAGTTTAGAAGTTCTAGTTATGCATCTCACAATGAAAAGAGAACAAATACAACATGTAAAAACACCATTCTATATGGTGAAGACGAGTAGTGGCACTAACATTGTTTAAGGGCTGAGGACACTTGGTTATTTAAACCACTTAGAAAAATCAGGGAGTTTGATTCACTAATTACACACGCACATGAACAAACCCTTAAACAGCATTGCAGTGATTAAGTAGGCTCCCGAATTACTTGTACTGTTGTACAGGATCACAGTCAGTATTCTCACACATGAACAAAACTAGGTACAAGTTTCTTGGCTCATCACCGGAAGATTACTCGAGATCCATGCCTAGCATCAATCAGAAAAGATACAAAGGCAGGATCACACACTGTTCTAGAAAAggatcttccttctccttccaccTAGCCAAGGCATATTCGCTGTTATGCTTACAAACACAGGGTCCGTTTCCaatgagctagacaaacataaggATCATAATTATAACCCGATTTAAACTAAGATCTCCCTTGATTTCCCGCCGCTTACATATATATACAGCTAACATAAAGAAAGATCAGAACAGCCCGATCACCCGCCCCTAAtaccatttctttttctttttcttttttgattcGAACAACATGGATCACCCACCCCTCTAAACTCCCAGTGCAATGATCGCTAGATCCAGCTCCAGGCGCGCAACCCTAGGACCCCACCTCGTCAGATCTGCATCCCGAGCTGCCGCCAGGCCCGACCATTTGGGCTGAGATATGGAATCCCTTCCCTCAACCCCCGGATCACGGGGACTACACCCCGCCCGAAAACCCGCCACGGGACAACATTCGAGACGCACTCCAGGTGATAACAAGGACAGCAGGCCAGCGCGCGAGCAGCAACGCCAGATCTCGCAACGGGGCGGCCGGGATCTCACGTACCTCCGCGCCGCCGGACGGGCTGGGCTCCGAATCGAATGCCGGTGGAGGGGTCGGCGCAGCGGCGAGACGGCGGCGATCACGGGGCGGGAGGGCGCGTGGTGCGTGCTGCGTGCTGCGGTGGTGGTCTGTGGTGTTGGTGCGAGAGgagcgaggcggaggaggaggccgttTAATACGCGCGCGGCGCGCGGCCAGGTGGAGGGGGAGGTGGTGGGGTCGTGGGGGGCGGGGCCCACGCGGGGTCTCCGCGGGAAGCGTGGCGTTTGGCCGGTGGGGACACCGACCGGGCCGGAGGTGTCGGCGCAACGGGTGGAGCGGGCGTGGGCTGGAAAGCTTCGAGGAAGCGAACTCGGAGAGAGGTCGGCTCGTGGCTCCGGGAGCGGGGAGGAAGGAATGTCACATGAAAAATCAGTGGAAATCGTGTGCCAATGATGTtttcaaaatataaaaaataaaaatacggaATGTTAAAAGGGAATGTTAAAGACGGCTACTACGAATCATCCCGATGATTTCTCCGCCTAACTAGCCGTCCGATCAACGCGCTGGTGGCTGTTGGATCGCAGCAACGTCACAACAACAGCGAGCGTGCGACACCATCAAATGTCGTGCCATTGCAGCCCCCGGCTAAGCTCCAACGCAGCACCAATGACATCCGACGAAGCTCCATTGCATCTCCGGTGATGCTTTCGACGGCCTGGTGGTGCTCCATTGCAACTCCGGTGGCCCAGCGTTGCTCCATTGCAGCTCCGACGGTGCTCCCAAGAGCTTCGAGGCAACATCGCCGGAGTTGCAATGCCCCTTGTCGGCTCCTCGTCGTGGTCATAATCACAACAACGGGATGCTTCATTGCAGCTCCAAGGGACTGCTACATGTTCCCCTTTTGCATCTGCAGCAGTGGGCAACAATAGAGGAGGGGCGGGAGAGCTTGTGGCAGTGATGGTCGTCGATTTGTCAGTGTTGGTATCGATCTACAGGAAGAGGGAAGAGCAtgggaaaaagagagaaaaggggggATCTGCAGGATAGAAAAGAAAGCGAGCGTAAGGAAGACGATGATACAAACTGAAAATGTGTGGCTCTTGGCTTCCTGCATAGAGATAAGGCGGATGGTAAGCGGCACATGGGGTCAGCCAGGGACACGTGTTGAAAGCTGGACGCGGCTTAAGTCGTGTGGGATCATCCAATTGATTTTAAACATATTCCAATGTAAAAAGGATGATGTTCTATTGTCATGTGAAAATCAAGTTCAAACACATTACTGGTGAGCTATAAAAAACAAAACCATCATTGAATAATGTTGAACAATAATGTTACTATTCATTGCGGATTTATTTTCTCATAACTTGCATCCTGTATTGGTTTCAACTTGGAATTTCACGTGGCAATAGAACATTCCCCTCTTAACAGCTTAtattttcttagatttttctcAAAATCTTTTTTTTTTGACCAAAAACAGTGGAGATTTCCCCATTATGTGTCATTTTCTATTAATAAAGGGCCAAATACTCTACATAGAGGATATTTACAAAAGTATAGTGAAGGGGAAAATAAAAGAGACTAAGCTAACTTATTCCAAGATCGCGGTTTTATATACTATTTATCCAAGACAACATGCATTCTTTGATATTGGGCTTAGCCCTCATCATAGTTTCATGAAAAGTAATCTTGAAGGTTTTTTGTATGCAACATGCATTAACGTTGGCTGGGATATTATAAAATATCATTCCATTTCTATGATTCCAAATGCTCCAACAACCAATCGTCAATATTTCCATGAAAAATGATAATTCATATCCGTTCCTGGCATCAATAATCATGTTAGTTCTGTTGTCATCAGTGTTGAACTCCATATTAATGCTCGAGCAGAAACCTTGACCGAATGGGCAGGAAAATAGTAGATGAGTTGTGTCTTCCATGTTGTGATCATCTGCAAAGGGTGCAAATAGTGCTATCCAGAGGGTAGTGTCTCCTGGTTAAGAGATCACATGTATTGATTTTGTCATTCAGCATTAGCTAGTAGAAAAAATTATGTTTGGGCATACAACATTgtagggtaacgtcgcatgggaaacaaaaaaattcctacgctcatcaagattaatctatggagactaacatctatgagagagggagtgcatctacatacccttgtagatcgctaagcggaagcgtatataacgtggttcatgtagtcgaacgtcttcgcgatccaaatcacaatccgtcccgcgatcccattacGATCCATCCtggtctagtgtcgaacggacgacacctccgctttcaacacacatacagctcgatgacgttctctgcctccttgatccagcaagcgagcgcggagaggtagatgagttctctggcagcacaacggtgtggcggcgatggtggtggagccgtcccggcagggcttcgccaaacacTACTACGACGAACTACAGGAAAGGCTCatttagagggagagggagaggctgcgccgtggcttgtgttgttgcagccctccctcccctcacatatatataggaggagaggaggagggaggtgCCCTAGGATTTCCCCTAGGGGTGGGGCGGCGACCAAGGGGGGTGCCTTGGCCCCCAAGGCAAGTGGGGCACCTTCCCTCTTGGCCCAACCCTTCCCACACGGGCCTTAGGTAGGAGGGGCGACCAtcacaccaggggctggtgcgccccctctcacagcccatggggccctTCGGGGTAGGTGGACCCTCTTGGTGGACCCTCGGAACACTTCCGGCACTCCCGTCATAAAACCGGTAAGTCCCGGAAATTTTTCGGAACctgaataccaacttcccatatataaatctttacctccggaccattccagagctcctcgtccaggatctcatcaggaactccgaacaactttcggttatcaccacacataactcattaatactaaatcatc
This window encodes:
- the LOC123425228 gene encoding UMP-CMP kinase 3, translated to MGTVVDAPAAVTEKEVVAENMLGDKKVTVVFVLGGPGSGKGTQCANIVEHFGFTHLSAGDLLRAEIKSGSENGTMIENMIKEGKIVPSEVTIKLLQQAMIKNENDKFLIDGFPRNEENRAAFENVTKISPAFVLFFNCSEEEMERRLLGRNEGRVDDNIETIRKRFKVFVESSLPVIEYYDAKDKVKKIDAAKPIPEVFEDVKAIFAPFAKAA